The window TTTCGATTTATACAGTCAGATCATCATTCAGACCATACCTACCTTTGATCATAGATTGTGACTTCAACCATCAATTGAATTTCACATATAAATCATATTTAGGTATGTTCTATCAATTACgtatttcttttcctttttaatGTACACTAGGGTTTTGATGATTTTAAATTATAACACCAACTGTTCGATGAAAGTCCTCAATGAGGGTGTTTAGTTGCGTAAAATACATTATGTCTTGCAACCGTATCTTTCATTTTGTTTCAATGGATTTGCAATTTATCGTTCATTGTGCTCGACAAAGCAATGATTAATGGTTTGGGTAGTTTTTCAGTTACTGTATATGTCAATTTTTTACAGGTTGGATAATAACATTTCCTTTCCAGCTCACCTGGATGGCTACCTTCCATTAATGTTAATCCAATTCCAATATTGGACCAGTCAATACAGGTATCTTTGAATATGCTATATTCAATGAATCCGTTATCTTGATAAATTATAATGTGTTACTGTTGTCCGTTGCTTATCTGGTAATGTTGATTATATTCGTGTTTTATGAACGTAATCCATTGTTATGTCAGCGGAAATGTGTGTCAATGTTGAATAGGACAGTTAACTTGTTTGAGTACAACGCTGGATGTGATTTAGACCTGAAAGATTCATCTTTCTTTATGAGCCAAAACTTTGCCTCGTGATGGCACAAAATGTTTTTGTGATCCATCATTTGGctgtttagtaatgaaatccatttttTGTCAGGGGATTCTAGGTTAGATCTATAATGATAGAGACATCTTAGCCGTCTACCTTTAGGTTAGTGTGGCTCATTGTAAGTTATTAACGATTTAATGATAAAATCATTCAATTTGTATGGTTCGAGTTAAGCACTTTGTGGTTAGAATATAAGTCAATAAGTCATAGATATGGCTATTAAGGTAATGTTAGGACGTTTGGAGTTTTTGgactattaatacttttaaaactCTTGTTAAACAACCCAAACAAAGCCTTTGGAATGTTTATATCTCAACATGCTTCTTTAGGTGAAGTTTGGGTAACCAAATGAGGTTTTCCCTATTCGGGTCAACTGCAGAGGGAGAGTCTTTGACTCAGATGTACGTGGTATCCCCATGACCATTTTCGACCCAACATCCTCAAGATTTGTGACTACTgagattcgaacccaagacctatCAGGTTGATGCTGCCTTACCACTATGCCATATGCAGGGGCAAGCCCAAGAGGGTGCAGGAGGGGTCACCTGCCCCCAATAGAGGGCCCAATTTCCATGTGATAATTTAGGATTTAAAACATGCCCTCAGCACAATAAGCTCATTACATGTTAAAAGATTAAACTGATTAATTTGGGCCTTAAAAACGGtcattctttatttttttttacaacgtATTGTTCCTGCAATCAATTTCTCTTCACTATCATCTTATATGGTTCAtagccaaatcaaaatcaaagaagtaAGCTGACGTGACGTTTGAAGGCTTCAGTTTCAACATAAACTTATCTAGTCTTACGTCTTTTTTTTCCGATCAAATCAGGTAATCTATTTACTTTATTTAGGGTTTGTAAAATTCATGTAACAAATATAAGATATATCGTTTGAATAAGGATGTACTTAATCAGTTGTATATAAATGTGAATATGTGATACTATTAAATTTAAAGAATATGAGATATCTTCTTTCGATTGAATGTGGGCATAATTGCAAGTGCCTTTCTTTAATCAAATTTACAGAATGGTTGTTGGCAGATTGAGTACTTGTTTGATGGATTATTCTATGAGATGTATTGGTTACTTTATGACATATTTTAtgatatagttatagttattattaaggcGTTAAACAGTGCACAAAATAAAATGTGATTATTTTATGAAATATATTTGATTATTTAATTTATAGATTAATCCATCTCTTCAACACACTATAACTCAGTGTCCCCAAAAAGACTTACTATCTTAAAGGAAAGGTGTAGTCTTTGAGCagattttgtgcagttttttttttttttttttttttttttttttggtagaaTCTGTACAGTTTTTAGGTGGTTATTTTTAGTTTTGTTGCTATTTTGGGTTGTTTTTGGGTCGTTTTGATGTTGTTTTAAAGATGTTTTTGTGCATTTTTGTTGTTGTATTTGGGCTGTTTTGTGCGAAATTTAATAGTAACGATGTTTTGTTCTAAATTAGTTACTGTTTTAGCTTTTTTTTGCCCCATTATAACAAAATCCTGGATCCGCCTGGCCATATGGGTGATGGTTTGTGGATACATCACCAAGCCATTATACTAATGGCACCATCTGCAGTTGTCTATGTATGAATTTGTGGATACATTGCCGAATATGGTTATCTAGATTAACACTTTAAGATTTCATTATGTATTGTGGGAGTTTAAAATAACTAGATTAACCTCTTAAGAATTTATAAACTACTGGAGGAATCCGCTTGAAAATAAAGAACTTCATATATGATTTTGTTTGTATTTagtgaatcaaagttttaataatTTTTTCAAGGTTTTGGTAATTGAGGCTGGATAAGATGGACTTCAGAAGGCAAGTATTTACTGTGGATCTTTTAGAGAGATATGCAGCGAAAGGTCATGGAGTTATTACGTGTATGGCATCCGGAAATGATGTCATCGTTTTAGGAACTAGTACTGGATGGCTCATCAGGCATGACTTTGGTGTTGGTGATTCTTATGGTAATCTTCTTttgtttgttttctttttttttttgctcACTGTTATTCTTTTTTGTTTCTGCTCGACCAAGTTATTTTAGTCAAGTAATTTTGTTGACTATAAAAACATGAAATTATCAGATTTAGATAACCTGCTACCTAGCATACAGGGTTAACGCTTGTTGGTTTTTTAAAATTGTTTATTGTTGTCAATTGTAGAAATTGTATTGACATTCTTTATCAGTGTTGTAGAACTCCCCGATTAATGCCGAGTACTCCTTTTTAGGAACTGACTGAGCCGATTTTCCCAAATCTGAGTAATTAATTGAACGGGTCAGTGGGTCAAAATCAGATTTAGTTTGTCAAAATTGAAATTAATCAGTCAAAATCGGTCAAAATCAATATTAGTCAACATTTTAATATGAATCTAAATCAGAATTTTGGAGTTTTTGAAAAGATGAAGATTTTTTTTATGTTTCTAGACAGTTATGTTAACATTGATGTTTGTGTTAATGGATTTCTTGTATAATTGCAcataattttgaaatttattatttaaacgtaTAAAACGTCCAATCCAATTACTCCCTGAGTTGCTGTTTACTCCCTTAAAAGTCTCGATGCGATTTTTGCAATCTAGTTCTTTATATAATCCTGTGAAAGTGCTAATAAGGTTATATTCTGAATTAATTTGGATAGATATTGATCTCTCCTCGGGTCGTGGGGACCAATCAATCCACAGAGTTTTCGTTGATCCCGGCGGTAGTCATTGTATTGCCTCCGTTGTCGGAAACGGAATATCCGATACGTATTATATGCATGCAAAATGGCCAAAGCCGAGGGTGTTGGCCAAACTGAGAGGCCTTGTTGTCAATACTGTTGCCTGGAATAGACAACAGATAACAGAAGGTGAATTCTTAGTATATTAATCCTTACttcataattatatattttatataacaagtGCTCACCTTCGTTCTGCTCATTTATATGTAACTATCGGTTTTTTTGAACAGCATCGACCCGGGAGGTTATTCTTGGTACAGAGAATGGCCAACTGCATGAAATTGCTGTTGATGAAAAAGATAAGAGGGAGAAATATATTAAGTTTCTGTTTGAACTATCTGAATTGCCAGAGGCTTTCGAGGGTTTACAGGTGTCTTTCTTAATTTCAATTAGTTTATTTTCTATTTTATTATCTATTTTTTCTTATTCTTTTGCTAAAAAGATAACTGAGCTATTTGGCTTGTTCTCGGTATTTGTTATTGTTGTATAGATGGAAACAGCTAGCTTGAATATTGGAACTAGATACTATGTTATGGCAGTAACTCCTACGAGGCTCTACTCTTTTACTGGCATCGGTTCACTCGAGGTATATCAAAAACGTAGTTCTTGTTTTTAAATTAAAGCAAATGCTAACTGCATGTGGATTCATTTAACTATTGAATACAGTGTACAATGACCCATATGTAACATTCATGTAAGTACATTGCTATTCTATGCAATTTTCTCCAATAAGTCAGACTACACTAGCAAATACTTATCATGTATCAAGTTTTTTCTTTGATAACATTGATTATATTGTTACTTAAACCTCTTTATTTTCAAATTAGACTGTCTTTGCCAGTTATGTAGAGCGTGCGGTGCATTTTATGGAGCTTCCTGGAGAAATACCAAATAGGCAAGTGCACTATGTGTTGTACTACACTCATGCTATACAACTCTGAAATTAGAATGTAACTGTGTATCTCAATTTCATTCTTTTAATTGTGTATCTCTAATCTGGTCATTAACCATCactctatatatttttacataaatatatttttaaaaataatccCGTTTTGCTTATCATGCAGTGAGCTCcatttcttcatcaaacaaagaagGGCAGTGCATTTTGCTTGGCTTTCTGGAGCTGGTATCTATCATGGTGGTCTGAATTTTGGTGCACAGAATAGGTAGACAATGAAATTCATATATTGTTCGGATTTGAATTAAATATACCTCAGTTTTTTTTTGTGATTCTTGtgaaatatcaatatatttatatgtatttttttttttgaaacctgATAAGATCACCAAATGGGGATGAGAATTTTGTCGAGAACAAGGCTCTTTTGGACTATTCAAAGTTAAGTGATGGTGGTGAAGTTGTTAAACCCAGTTCTATTGCACTTTCGGAGTTCCACTTTTTGCTTTTAATTGGAAACAGGGTCAAGGTGCGTAAATACCACTTCACATTTGAATTTTTTACAATACATAATTTCTCATCCCTTTTGagcttttatatttatataatatatggtATCTTATAGGTTGTAAATAGAATCAGTGAGCAAATTGTAGAAGAACTTCAGTTTGATCAATCATCAGAGTCAGCATCAAAGGGAATTATTGGCCTATCAATTGATGCATCTGCTGGGTTGTTCTATGCATATGATGAAAATTCAATTTTTCAGGTTTGCTTTAGGATTACAATACCTGGTATCATTAATCTTGTTCCTTGTTTAGTTAATAGTTAATTAATTTCTAACTTATGAGAGTGAATAGGTTTCTGTAACTGATGAAGGCCGAGATATGTGGAAAGTGTACCTGGACCTTAAGGAATATGCTGCTGCTTTGGCAAATTGTTCTGACCCATTCCAGAGAGACCAAGTGTACTTAGAACAGGTTCAGAATCATTAATTCTTAATGAGTAATTATCTAAATCTTGTATTATTGTTTGCTAAAGAGATCCGTGTTACAGGCTGAAGCTGCTTTTTCATCCAGAGACTTTTTTAGAGCAGCATCATTCTTTGCCAAAGTGAGTAATTATTTTACGGTAAATGTCATTTCTATAATTTTCAACTACTTGAAAATTTTGTTGACTAAAGAAATTTCATTTGTAGATCAACTATGCATTGTCATTTGAAGAGATCACATTAAAGTTTATAAGCATAGGAGAACAGGTAAATGCAGTTCTGTCTCATCTTTTCAGACTGTATATATCATTATGTTATTTATATCCCTAGATGCTATGTGTGGAATGTATGATACATATTAGGCGAAAGAGGCAATTTCATGGTTATTGGTGACTGAtgaatatatgaatatgtatgcaaCATCTCGTGGTGTTGACGATATCAATCAGAGTCAAACCTGAATTATAATATCACATTTTATATGTTGTGTACCTTGCAGGATGCGTTAAGGACATTTTTATTACGAAAGCTAGACAATCTTGTGAAAGATGATAAGTTTCAAATAATGATGATATCTACTTGGGCCACTGAACTGTACCTTGACAAGGTTTTTCTATTCTAtgctagttttatatatgtttCTTTTTAGTTATTTCAGTTTGACTTAGTTTTTATTATTTGTTTTGTAAGTTTTCTCATTCGAGACTGTGATGTATTGAAACATTTAGATAAATAGATTACTGCTTGAAGATGATTCACCTGCGAACCGTAATTCAGAATACCAATCCATCTGTATGGAATTCCGTGCTTTTCTCAGTGACAGTAAAGATGTATTGGACGAGGCAACTACAATGAAGTTACTTGAAAGGTTCGTGTCATACAGTTACTTTGTGTACATTTTCTGCTAAACATGGTAAAATCTGTGAGTTGGTTTGTTTTGCGGCTTTTTACGAATCGTTACATCTTGCAGCTATGGTAGAGTCGATGAATTGGTATATTTTGCTAGTCTAAAGGAACAACATGAGATTGTAGTTCATCACTACATTCAGGTTGCTCTAACTTCCTAAATTTAACATTTTTAGCACTCCGATTTGTAATCTACCCTACATCCTCATAATTTATTGCCAGTTTATTAAAATATAGAAGTTATGAGATTAGATTCAGATTTATATGTTCTTGTTTGAGTCAGTAGTGTTTTCATTGACCTTAATGTATGTGTCACTTTTTATCACTGCTGTAAAAGTCGGCGGACACATAGGTTTGT of the Rutidosis leptorrhynchoides isolate AG116_Rl617_1_P2 chromosome 5, CSIRO_AGI_Rlap_v1, whole genome shotgun sequence genome contains:
- the LOC139847067 gene encoding vacuolar sorting protein 18, with the protein product MDFRRQVFTVDLLERYAAKGHGVITCMASGNDVIVLGTSTGWLIRHDFGVGDSYDIDLSSGRGDQSIHRVFVDPGGSHCIASVVGNGISDTYYMHAKWPKPRVLAKLRGLVVNTVAWNRQQITEASTREVILGTENGQLHEIAVDEKDKREKYIKFLFELSELPEAFEGLQMETASLNIGTRYYVMAVTPTRLYSFTGIGSLETVFASYVERAVHFMELPGEIPNSELHFFIKQRRAVHFAWLSGAGIYHGGLNFGAQNRSPNGDENFVENKALLDYSKLSDGGEVVKPSSIALSEFHFLLLIGNRVKVVNRISEQIVEELQFDQSSESASKGIIGLSIDASAGLFYAYDENSIFQVSVTDEGRDMWKVYLDLKEYAAALANCSDPFQRDQVYLEQAEAAFSSRDFFRAASFFAKINYALSFEEITLKFISIGEQDALRTFLLRKLDNLVKDDKFQIMMISTWATELYLDKINRLLLEDDSPANRNSEYQSICMEFRAFLSDSKDVLDEATTMKLLESYGRVDELVYFASLKEQHEIVVHHYIQLGEAKRALDVLQKPGVPVDLQYKFAPDLIMLDAYETVESWMTRKDLNPRKLIPAMMSYSSEPHAKNETHEVIKYLEFCVHRLQNEDPGVHNLLLSLYAKKEDDGALLRFLQCKFGKGRSTGPDFFYDPKYALRLCLKEKRMRACVHIYSMMFMHEEAVALALQVDPELAMAEADKVEDDEDLRKKLWLMVAKHVVEQEKGTKRDNIRKAIAFLKETDGLLKIEDILPFFPDFALIDDFKEAICSSLEDYNMQIEKLKEEMNDATHGADNIRNDISALAQRYTVVERDEECGVCRRVILAAGVDHRMTRGYTTIGPMAPFYVFPCGHAFHAQCLVAHVTKCTDQNQAEHILELQKQLTLMSVEPKDGVNGGLNGDDSSVAPIDKIRSQLDDAIASECPFCGDLMISEISKPFVLPDESYLVSSWEIMSKNVGSEKGISFVV